Proteins from a single region of Penaeus monodon isolate SGIC_2016 chromosome 12, NSTDA_Pmon_1, whole genome shotgun sequence:
- the LOC119579293 gene encoding GTP-binding protein 1-like isoform X1, whose product MAENKNQVSSPQSPNTEQTEVILPETPRENFVLLKNMLISPDNEVFDHLRLHLQEKICDGNGETLFDVGVGADDSVSGLAEEEYEASVATLKSLADTLDADCVLLREKKNKTGTQGQYLVRKKADAEDFMEVRVAVVGNVDAGKSTLLGVLTHGELDNGRGTARMKLFRHKHEMETGRTSSVGNDILGFDSQGKVVNKPDHGHLDWVKICEASSKVITFIDLAGHERYLKTTVFGMTGHLPDFTMLMVGANAGIVGMTKEHLGLALALNVPVFVVVTKIDMCPPNVLQDTLKLLHKILKSVGCRKVPLLVRNAEDVVVSATNFVSERLCPIFQVSNVNGENLDLLTMFLNLLSSRTPQNDNEPAQFQIDDTYQVPGVGVVVSGTCMKGVIRVNDTLLLGPNGLGDFIPMPIKSIHRKRMPVREVRGGQTASFALKKIKIGEVRKGQVLVDPSLNPTSCWEFKGEILVLHHPTTISTKYQAMVHVGSVRQTASIIAMDKECLRTGDKAVVHFRFIKHPEYLKNNLKMVFREGRTKAVGRVLEVIPKMASLQNQKNNHKIMKMVKQTLEGVEAGHHPQGILHDKQAGGDGSLHQSGLGGMNYTGNKKQRGRRGGKHRSRGSGITGTQVPVPQGTSNAAPASPTASAATTTPLPQPAAPV is encoded by the exons atggCTGAGAACAAAAACCAGGTGTCATCACCCCAGTCACCAAACACAGAGCAGACAGAGGTGATATTACCAGAAACTCCCCGAGAAAACTTTGTGCTCTTGAAG AATATGCTGATTAGCCCAGACAATGAAGTTTTTGATCATCTGAGGCTGCATTTACAAGAGAAGATCTGCGATGGAAATGGGGAAACACTTTTTGATGTTGGGGTTGGGGCAG ATGACTCTGTGAGTGGCTTAGCAGAGGAGGAGTATGAAGCCTCAGTTGCCACCCTCAAGTCCCTGGCCGACACCTTGGATGCTGACTGTGTCCTCCTGCGTGAGAAGAAGAACAAAACTGGCACTCAGGGACAATATCTGGTCAGAAAGAAGGCAGATGCTGAGGATTTTATGGAAGTCAG AGTGGCTGTAGTTGGCAATGTAGATGCAGGAAAATCAACCCTGTTAGGTGTCTTAACCCACGGAGAATTAGATAATGGCAGAGGAACGGCACGTATGAAATTGTTTCGACACAAGCATGAGATGGAAACAGGTCGAACTTCATCAGTGGGGAATGACATTCTTGGGTTTGACAGTCAAG GAAAGGTTGTCAACAAGCCAGACCATGGTCACTTAGATTGGGTAAAGATCTGTGAAGCATCAAGCAAAGTGATAACTTTCATTGACTTGGCAGGTCACGAACGCTATCTCAAGACAACAGTATTTGGTATGACTGGCCACTTGCCAGACTTCACAATGTTGATG GTTGGAGCAAATGCAGGTATTGTAGGGATGACCAAAGAGCACTTAGGCCTTGCCTTGGCCCTCAATGTGCCTGTCTTTGTTGTGGTAACCAAGATTGATATGTGTCCCCCTAATGTTCTACAAGACACTCTCAAATTACTTCACAAAATTCTCAAGAGTGTTGGTTGTCGAAAGGTTCCACTTTTGGTTCGAAATGCAGAGGATGTGGTCGTTTCAGCTACTAATTTTGTTTCAGAGAG ATTATGTCCCATCTTCCAAGTCTCAAATGTGAATGGAGAGAACTTGGATCTTTTGACAATGTTCTTGAATCTCCTCTCCTCAAGAACACCACAGAATGACAATGAACCTGCACAGTTCCAAATTGATGACACCTACCAAGTGCCT GGTGTAGGTGTTGTGGTATCTGGAACATGCATGAAAGGTGTTATTCGGGTTAATGACACACTCCTTCTTGGGCCCAATGGCTTGGGGGATTTTATTCCTATGCCAATAAAGTCCATTCACCGTAAGCGAATGCCAGTGCGTGAGGTGCGAGGGGGACAGACTGCATCATTTGCTCTTAAAAAGATCAAGATTGGTGAGGTTCGGAAAGGCCAAGTGTTAGTTGATCCATCTCTAAATCCTACTTCTTGCTGGGAGTTTAAG GGAGAAATCTTGGTGCTTCACCATCCAACAACAATCAGCACCAAATACCAAGCAATGGTTCACGTTGGCTCTGTCAGGCAGACTGCCTCAATCATTGCCATGGACAAGGAATGTTTAAGAACTGGAGATAAGGCTGTCGTCCACTTTAGATTTATTAAACATCCTGAATACTTGAAGAATAATCTAAAAATG GTGTTCCGTGAAGGTCGTACGAAAGCTGTGGGGAGAGTGTTGGAGGTCATACCAAAGATGGCATCACTACAGAACCAAAAGAACAACCATAAGATCATGAAAATGGTTAAGCAG ACTCTTGAGGGAGTTGAGGCAGGCCATCATCCCCAGGGCATTCTGCATGACAAACAG GCTGGTGGTGATGGAAGCTTACACCAGTCAGGTCTTGGAGGTATGAACTACACAGGCAACAAGAAGCagcgaggacgacgaggaggcAAACATAG GTCACGTGGCAGTGGCATCACAGGAACTCAGGTACCTGTACCCCAAGGAACGTCAAATGCAGCTCCTGCTTCTCCAACTGCTTCTGCAGCTACCACCACTCCTTTACCCCAGCCTGCTGCCCCAGTGTGA
- the LOC119579293 gene encoding GTP-binding protein 1-like isoform X2 encodes MAENKNQVSSPQSPNTEQTEVILPETPRENFVLLKNMLISPDNEVFDHLRLHLQEKICDGNGETLFDVGVGADDSVSGLAEEEYEASVATLKSLADTLDADCVLLREKKNKTGTQGQYLVRKKADAEDFMEVRVAVVGNVDAGKSTLLGVLTHGELDNGRGTARMKLFRHKHEMETGRTSSVGNDILGFDSQGKVVNKPDHGHLDWVKICEASSKVITFIDLAGHERYLKTTVFGMTGHLPDFTMLMVGANAGIVGMTKEHLGLALALNVPVFVVVTKIDMCPPNVLQDTLKLLHKILKSVGCRKVPLLVRNAEDVVVSATNFVSERLCPIFQVSNVNGENLDLLTMFLNLLSSRTPQNDNEPAQFQIDDTYQVPGVGVVVSGTCMKGVIRVNDTLLLGPNGLGDFIPMPIKSIHRKRMPVREVRGGQTASFALKKIKIGEVRKGQVLVDPSLNPTSCWEFKGEILVLHHPTTISTKYQAMVHVGSVRQTASIIAMDKECLRTGDKAVVHFRFIKHPEYLKNNLKMVFREGRTKAVGRVLEVIPKMASLQNQKNNHKIMKMVKQAGGDGSLHQSGLGGMNYTGNKKQRGRRGGKHRSRGSGITGTQVPVPQGTSNAAPASPTASAATTTPLPQPAAPV; translated from the exons atggCTGAGAACAAAAACCAGGTGTCATCACCCCAGTCACCAAACACAGAGCAGACAGAGGTGATATTACCAGAAACTCCCCGAGAAAACTTTGTGCTCTTGAAG AATATGCTGATTAGCCCAGACAATGAAGTTTTTGATCATCTGAGGCTGCATTTACAAGAGAAGATCTGCGATGGAAATGGGGAAACACTTTTTGATGTTGGGGTTGGGGCAG ATGACTCTGTGAGTGGCTTAGCAGAGGAGGAGTATGAAGCCTCAGTTGCCACCCTCAAGTCCCTGGCCGACACCTTGGATGCTGACTGTGTCCTCCTGCGTGAGAAGAAGAACAAAACTGGCACTCAGGGACAATATCTGGTCAGAAAGAAGGCAGATGCTGAGGATTTTATGGAAGTCAG AGTGGCTGTAGTTGGCAATGTAGATGCAGGAAAATCAACCCTGTTAGGTGTCTTAACCCACGGAGAATTAGATAATGGCAGAGGAACGGCACGTATGAAATTGTTTCGACACAAGCATGAGATGGAAACAGGTCGAACTTCATCAGTGGGGAATGACATTCTTGGGTTTGACAGTCAAG GAAAGGTTGTCAACAAGCCAGACCATGGTCACTTAGATTGGGTAAAGATCTGTGAAGCATCAAGCAAAGTGATAACTTTCATTGACTTGGCAGGTCACGAACGCTATCTCAAGACAACAGTATTTGGTATGACTGGCCACTTGCCAGACTTCACAATGTTGATG GTTGGAGCAAATGCAGGTATTGTAGGGATGACCAAAGAGCACTTAGGCCTTGCCTTGGCCCTCAATGTGCCTGTCTTTGTTGTGGTAACCAAGATTGATATGTGTCCCCCTAATGTTCTACAAGACACTCTCAAATTACTTCACAAAATTCTCAAGAGTGTTGGTTGTCGAAAGGTTCCACTTTTGGTTCGAAATGCAGAGGATGTGGTCGTTTCAGCTACTAATTTTGTTTCAGAGAG ATTATGTCCCATCTTCCAAGTCTCAAATGTGAATGGAGAGAACTTGGATCTTTTGACAATGTTCTTGAATCTCCTCTCCTCAAGAACACCACAGAATGACAATGAACCTGCACAGTTCCAAATTGATGACACCTACCAAGTGCCT GGTGTAGGTGTTGTGGTATCTGGAACATGCATGAAAGGTGTTATTCGGGTTAATGACACACTCCTTCTTGGGCCCAATGGCTTGGGGGATTTTATTCCTATGCCAATAAAGTCCATTCACCGTAAGCGAATGCCAGTGCGTGAGGTGCGAGGGGGACAGACTGCATCATTTGCTCTTAAAAAGATCAAGATTGGTGAGGTTCGGAAAGGCCAAGTGTTAGTTGATCCATCTCTAAATCCTACTTCTTGCTGGGAGTTTAAG GGAGAAATCTTGGTGCTTCACCATCCAACAACAATCAGCACCAAATACCAAGCAATGGTTCACGTTGGCTCTGTCAGGCAGACTGCCTCAATCATTGCCATGGACAAGGAATGTTTAAGAACTGGAGATAAGGCTGTCGTCCACTTTAGATTTATTAAACATCCTGAATACTTGAAGAATAATCTAAAAATG GTGTTCCGTGAAGGTCGTACGAAAGCTGTGGGGAGAGTGTTGGAGGTCATACCAAAGATGGCATCACTACAGAACCAAAAGAACAACCATAAGATCATGAAAATGGTTAAGCAG GCTGGTGGTGATGGAAGCTTACACCAGTCAGGTCTTGGAGGTATGAACTACACAGGCAACAAGAAGCagcgaggacgacgaggaggcAAACATAG GTCACGTGGCAGTGGCATCACAGGAACTCAGGTACCTGTACCCCAAGGAACGTCAAATGCAGCTCCTGCTTCTCCAACTGCTTCTGCAGCTACCACCACTCCTTTACCCCAGCCTGCTGCCCCAGTGTGA